The window AGCTGAAGGATCGGCTGCGGGACGTTCGCGTTCAGCGTCGGAGTTCCGAACAGGAATCCCGCGGCGGTCTCGAACTCGTCGACGATCTTCTCCATGGGGACTTCCACCGCGTTCATCAGGACCGGCACGAGGCCAGCCGCCCGGACGCCCTCAGCCACCTTTTCGGCCATCGCCGCCGTGTTTCCGTACGCCGAAGCGTAGACGATGGCGACCTTCGTTTCCGTGACACGGGAGAGGATGGACGCCCGCTCTTCGTACCAATCGATATACGAACGGGGGTCCTTCCGCAGGATCGGCCCATGGGACGGAGCGATGACCGAAATGGGAAGGTCTTTCAGCCGCAGGCAAGCTTTAAGGACATGCTCCTTGTACGGGCGCATTATGGTGGCGTAATAGAATTCGAACGCATCTCTCGCCTTCTTCGGCTCGGGAAGCTCGTCGGCATAGAACTCCCTGCTGGAGAAATGCGCCCCCAGGAAATCGCACGGAAACAGGATCCTGTCCTCCACCAGGTAGGTAAGTATGGTGTCCGGCCAATGCAGGAAAGGCGCATTTATGAACCGCAGCGTCTTCCCGCCGAGCGGAAGTTCCTCGCCGTCGGAAATAATCCGGCTTTGGAACCCCGCGTTGACCAGGTTGTCGACGAACGTCTTGGCGGCGCGGGAGAGAAGGACCGTCACCCCCGGGTTCCGCTCCAGCAGGTCCACGAGCGCCCCGGCGTGGTCCGGCTCCGAATGGTTTACGACGACGTAATCGAGCTTCTCCACCGGAAGGAACTCGGCGATGTTGCGGAACAGCTCATCCGCGAATGGACGCTTTACGCAGTCGATCAGCGCGGTTTTCTCGCTCCCCCGAACAAGGTACGCGTTGTAGGTCGTCCCGTATTCCGTTGGAATGACGATGTCGAAAATCGCAAGTGCAGGATCCTTCGCTCCTACCCAGTGGACGCCCGGCGCTATCGTAAGTGTCGCCATGCCGGTCATCCCTCCGCCATCTCGAAATCGTCCTTGGACGCGCCGCACAGGGGACATACCCAATCGTCCGGGATGCTTTCGAACGGTGTTCCAGGTTCAATGCCGCCGTCCGGGTCGCCGAGTTCCGGATCGTAGATGTAGCCGCACGGGATGCATCTCCATTTCTGCATGCGTTCCTCCTGTCCGAGCCGGGGAGAGTGAGGAAAATTATATCTTCCGCCGCGTGCGAACCGCAACACGGCCTCCGCGATCTTTTCCGGCGAATCGATTTTCGATGGCCCATTTCGCGCGCATAGATTCCGCCATGTTTCCTCCGGGAAGCCGTCCGGAATCAGCGCCAGCCCGGGGCGCACCACTCCGGCGCGGATGCCCGGCGGGAGCGTTTTCCGCCATGCGCCGGCCTGCGCTTCGAGGGCAAGCTTCGAAAGGCAATACGGAAGATATGACGGCCAGAGCTGCCCCGCCCCCGCGTCTCCGATAAAAACGACCGTCCCGCTTTCGGGAGCCCGCCCGAGAAGCGGAAGCAGGCTGCGCGTCAGGAAGAACGGGCCTCGCAGGTTCACCGCAAAGACCGCGTCCCAATCCCGTCGGGACACGGCATCCAACGGCGTGCGAGGAAAAACGGCGGCGTTGTGGACGAGAAGGTCGAGGCGGCCGAATTCTTTATCGAGTACGCGGTTCAGCCTCGTGAATGTTTCGGGGCGCGCAAGGTCGAGGGGTCGAGCTTTTCCGCCGATCTCCTTTGCGAGGGACACCGCTTCCCGCCGGCCGGAGAGATACGTAAGGACGACGAAATATCCTGCCCGGGAAAGTTTCAGGGAGATCGCGGCCCCGATCCGTCGGCCTCCGCCGGTGACCAGCGCCACCTTTCTCCCATCGCGAATCATTTCAATCCTGCGGGCTTCTCCTTCGTAGCATGGCAGACGGGGCATGAATCAGCCGACCTCAATTCCATAATACAATGATGGCACGAATATATAATGATCCAGAGTATGAACGAAATCGTGCATAGGGTAGCGGAAGGTCCGTATATAGCCATCGACGTGGAAACCACCGGCCTCGATCCGGGGTACGGCCATCGCGTCTGCGAGATAGCCCTGCTCAAATTCCTGCGCGGGAACGTCATCGATTCGCTGGTTTCCTTCGTCGATCCCCTTCGTTCCATCACGCCGGGAGCGTCCGCCGTCAACGGGATAACCGATCCGATGGTTGCGGGCGCCCCTCTTTTTTCGGACCTGTATCCGAAAATCGTCTCCTTCATCGGGGACGATATCACCGTTTTCCACAACGCGCCGTTCGACCTCTCTTTCCTGCGTTCCGAAGCACGGCTTGCCGGGGGAGCGTGGCCGCCGAACCGTGTCATCGACACATTGCAACTGGCACGGAAATCCGGACGTTTCAGCCACCACTCCCTCTCGGTGGTGTGCAGGGAGTTGGGAATAGCTACCTCCTTCCACCGTGCTGAAGGCGATGCCTGGGCCACCGGCAAACTGCTGCTTCACCTGGCTTACAGCATAAAAGCTCAATATTAAACAGAAAACCAGCTCTTATTTTAAATCCAAAACTGATCCTCTCCCAACTCATTTAGGCAATTATTTTCCCAATATGGGCAGTGTATTTCTTGTCCCGGAGCAATCGATATTGTCAATTTGCACTAATAAGACCTTGTTAATAAACGATAATAATTATGAACCGGAATGTTTTAAAAATGGCACGCAATTCGCTACTGATTTTGTATTCATTCCACCGTTGATGCACTTAATCACCGGTAAAACGATATTGAGGGGATAACGTGCCACCTGTATAGGTCTGCCCGCATTACCGCTTCAGGAAATCCCAAATCTGAGCGTCATTCGACGGAGGGGTAACCATGAAAAAAAAGCTCTTGATCGTCGCGTTAGGCTTGTTGCTTTCGCTTCCTTTTACCGCGTACGCGCTGTTCACGAACGGAGAATTCGAGGACGGAACGTTCACCGGATGGACCGTGGAAAACGGATTTAACAGCGATGGACTTGTGTTGGACGGAGACGGAATTCCGATTGCGGAAACCGTCACCTATTCGCCGGGTGGGCATGACACCATTCATACGTGGGACAACGTCACTTCCGGAAGCGGAACCGATTACATGGCATTTCTGCTCCCGTCGGTGAAATACGGCACGCATTCCGCCGTCGTCAACTACTCGGGGCAAGGGACGACATTCGGCGATGGCCGCAAGGCGACGCGCATTTACCAGGAAAGCGCCCTGGCTGAATCAGACAGGGATCCCGACGGCAATTTCTACCTTCGTTTTTCATGGGCCGCCGTGACGGAGTCCGCCCACGAACCCGCGGGCCAGTCGTACTTCCACGTCAGCTTCAAGAACGTGACGCAGGGCACCACCTTGTACGACAGGTTCTACTATTCCGGGCAGCCCGGAATCACTTGGAGAACCGACAATACCACCAATACGGACTGGTATTGGCTGGATTGGCAGGACGTGGACGTTAACATCTCCGACAACGTGGCGGTAGGCGACATCCTGCGGATCGAAGCGTCGGCGGCCGGATGCCGGTACAGCGGCCATGCGGGACACGTCTATCTCGACGGGTTCCGTTCCCAGGCCGCTCCACAGACGGGGACAGCCACCAGCGGCTTCGATTTACGAAACGACGCCCTGGGGAACGGCTGGTGCGGGACCGTGTTCGCCGTCGGAGACAAGGGGGGCAACGGCCCAGGCGGGCCGTGGTCCGGCGCCGCGCTCACGACGCTCTACTTCATGATGTTCCTGCTCCCGGTGTGGATACTGAAACGCATGCACGGGAAGAAGCGTTCCCTTATGAAGCCCGCGCTTCTCTCCTTTCTTTTCCTCCTGATCCTGTGCCTGGCTGCGGCGCTTCCCGCATCCGCAGGCGACCTGGTGCCGAAGGCGCAGCGGTATCACCCGACGAGCGACGGGTCAGGCACGCTGACTCTCGATTCCGATCAGCCTTTGGGTGCGGGAAACTGGGCGTTCGTGTCCACGCTGAACATATCGAAGCGGCCTCTTAACCGGGGGGATATCAACAACCTGACCGTGCAGACGGAACGCGTTCACGACCTCGCCACCCTGGACTTCGCGGCCGCCTACGGGTTCTGCAAAGACTTCCAGGTCGGGATAGATGTCCCCTTCAACCTGTTGCTGAACGGTTCAAACGTACGGGGCGAAGAGAATACGAACAACAACATCGGCGATATCAAGGTTAACGGGAAATGGCAGTTCCTTTCCCGCCCCACATATGGGTTGGCTTTCGTCCCGTATGTGATTTTCCCTTCGGGAAACGACGAATACCTTCTATCCGAAGGCAAGTTCAGCGTCGGAGGGAAACTTGCGGGCCACCTGACGCACAGCCCGAAGCTGACCTTCCTGGCAAACCTTGGTGTCCAGCAGGTTGGCAACCCCGCCACGCAGAACTACAGCACCTGGATCCAGTACGGCGTGGGGGCTGATTACAAGTTGTCGAAGAAGGAATCGCTGGTTGCGGAGATCAACGGGGAGACGATCGGAGAAAAACCGTTCGACCACACGGTCGTTTCACCTTTTGAGTTGCTTGCGGCTTACCGTAACGAGTGGACCCCGGGCTGGACCTGGCAGGTCGGCGGAGGCGGCGGGCTGAGCAAGGGAATGGGAGCTCCCCAGTGGAGAGCGATCGTCGGAGTGGCTTACCTGTTCAACAACCCGAAAGCGGCGCCCGCCAGGTAACTAAAGCGGGCCATCTCAAGAAGAAAGAGCCGGGGCTTCGACAGCCGCCGGCCGTCACATGTTACGGAAAAGGCCGGGAGGGCGTCCATCCCGGCCTTTTCCGTTCCGCAATCTTATGGAAAGCGCCGCAACCCGAAATCCCTCCGCAGCCCTTTTCCTTCAGCTCGTCCTTTTCTGTCCGTCCCGGCGGGTGCTCGCTTTTTGCGCACCCAGCACGCGGCTGAACTTCCTTTCGAGATCGGACAGGAGTTCCCCGCGGCGATCGTAGAGCCGCCGGAGCGGCCGTTTCTTCGCGCGGGCCAGCGCGTATGCAGTCAAAAGAGGCATCGCCACCGTGGAATCGAGGTAGCAGACCACGGTGTCGGGAAGGCGATCCGGATCCACCTTCCCCCAGGAAACCGCCTCGGATGGGGTGGCGCCCGAAAGACCACCCGTGTCGGGACGGGCGTCCGTGACCTGCAAAAAGTAATCGTGCCCCTTCTCTTCGATCCCAAGCACCTCCTGGATCTGAGGCTCGGTCTGAAGCATGAAGTTCTTCGGAGAGCCGCCGCCCAGGATCCACACGGCGCTCAATCCTCCCGACTTCTTCGCCCCGAGCACGATGGCCGCAGTTTCGTTGACGTCGGCGGATACGTCGATCTTCGCGCCGCGGCCCGTCAACCGCATCGCGGCGACGTTCATCCCGATGGAGGAGTCCCCCGGAGAGGACGTGTACACCGGTACCCCGTACCGGTGCGCGGCGGAGAGGATGCTCACCTCGCCCAGCCCGAGGGCCTTCTCGCGTTCCGCCATGTACCGGCCGAGGCGGTAGTGGAACT of the Deltaproteobacteria bacterium genome contains:
- a CDS encoding FprA family A-type flavoprotein, whose amino-acid sequence is MATLTIAPGVHWVGAKDPALAIFDIVIPTEYGTTYNAYLVRGSEKTALIDCVKRPFADELFRNIAEFLPVEKLDYVVVNHSEPDHAGALVDLLERNPGVTVLLSRAAKTFVDNLVNAGFQSRIISDGEELPLGGKTLRFINAPFLHWPDTILTYLVEDRILFPCDFLGAHFSSREFYADELPEPKKARDAFEFYYATIMRPYKEHVLKACLRLKDLPISVIAPSHGPILRKDPRSYIDWYEERASILSRVTETKVAIVYASAYGNTAAMAEKVAEGVRAAGLVPVLMNAVEVPMEKIVDEFETAAGFLFGTPTLNANVPQPILQL
- a CDS encoding SDR family oxidoreductase, coding for MIRDGRKVALVTGGGRRIGAAISLKLSRAGYFVVLTYLSGRREAVSLAKEIGGKARPLDLARPETFTRLNRVLDKEFGRLDLLVHNAAVFPRTPLDAVSRRDWDAVFAVNLRGPFFLTRSLLPLLGRAPESGTVVFIGDAGAGQLWPSYLPYCLSKLALEAQAGAWRKTLPPGIRAGVVRPGLALIPDGFPEETWRNLCARNGPSKIDSPEKIAEAVLRFARGGRYNFPHSPRLGQEERMQKWRCIPCGYIYDPELGDPDGGIEPGTPFESIPDDWVCPLCGASKDDFEMAEG
- a CDS encoding 3'-5' exonuclease, which encodes MNEIVHRVAEGPYIAIDVETTGLDPGYGHRVCEIALLKFLRGNVIDSLVSFVDPLRSITPGASAVNGITDPMVAGAPLFSDLYPKIVSFIGDDITVFHNAPFDLSFLRSEARLAGGAWPPNRVIDTLQLARKSGRFSHHSLSVVCRELGIATSFHRAEGDAWATGKLLLHLAYSIKAQY
- a CDS encoding deoxyhypusine synthase, coding for MAKRTSRYLKGARILPPPVRKDIKAADLVDRFFLAYNAGRLREGARLLAEKMLRPEVTVGLSLSGALTPAGLGVSCIVPLIKAGFVDWIVSTGANLYHDAHFGLGMEMHAGSPFLDDRALRDEGVVRIYDILFSYEVLLDTDAFFREVLDADEFQAEMGTAEFHYRLGRYMAEREKALGLGEVSILSAAHRYGVPVYTSSPGDSSIGMNVAAMRLTGRGAKIDVSADVNETAAIVLGAKKSGGLSAVWILGGGSPKNFMLQTEPQIQEVLGIEEKGHDYFLQVTDARPDTGGLSGATPSEAVSWGKVDPDRLPDTVVCYLDSTVAMPLLTAYALARAKKRPLRRLYDRRGELLSDLERKFSRVLGAQKASTRRDGQKRTS